In a single window of the Bacteroides acidifaciens genome:
- a CDS encoding DUF4955 domain-containing protein, which produces MKNRSITYLLFGYICYMLFSLHSCNEIDDLQTDADQLKDRVAKLEEAITKVNASANSLQYLLSDKQIVGITPIDKGYKVEMSDGQTITVLSGEDVEHLLPLLSISEDGYWMYSMNGETSQYLLDPDGNPIKAFPTNSEGNPISSPLIRISTDGYWQVSYDGGQSYDYILDNGEKMPALPGTGSNSIFNTVKYDSETKELKVTLKTAPDTELSFPVIDTFYLNVKGTENEQVFPLSETRHYEVEQSDIEEATIQAPQGWKVTLSETELSITAPDKTDVERQETIRIIITSPQKYIRILPIRVKLLTSKYDATACLAWNEFITGAPDNVLLDFSYAGYKHGEVAPPDVYTLGYKVYNIKDYGAIPNDGKSDREAFIKLLEAMGATRGTDKDAIRYHMNSANAIIYFPPGEYILQGEGEKNTPLRLTMNNLIIKGAGRDKTTIKMAEANTQTDPDKMWSTPVMLELKNNGRKTSETQLSEVNQKAPKGSFKVTLASSTGIKSGDWVYLHMKSNNATLLAQELSPYTATAGMTNIKDGVEVYDYHQVKSVSGNTIEFVEPLMHEVDPELGTWEFHTYPHYENIGVEDLTFAGEAKEDFMHHRPNVDGADDGAYKIIDFVRLTNSWMRRINFVSVSEASSITSCANVSVYDVHIGGNRGHAAIRSQASSRVFIGKVIDESNGYEAIKDQTIGNVIIQGAGQYHGCGVSKQSLGAVIWKVQWGKDACFESHATQPRATLIDCCSGGFMPWRQGGDSNQMPNHLADLTIWNMNALNVKYDAAWGEKFKWWADGPWWKFLKPIVVGFHGTSINFDETQMIRNEAPGAPVSPYSLYEAQLRNRLNYVPAWLNSLQ; this is translated from the coding sequence ATGAAAAACAGGAGTATTACCTATCTTCTCTTTGGTTACATCTGCTATATGTTATTCTCATTGCACTCTTGTAATGAAATAGATGACCTCCAGACTGATGCTGACCAACTTAAAGATCGTGTAGCTAAATTAGAAGAAGCAATAACCAAAGTAAATGCCTCTGCAAACAGTCTGCAATATTTATTATCCGACAAACAAATTGTCGGTATCACCCCTATCGATAAAGGATATAAAGTTGAGATGAGTGATGGGCAAACCATCACGGTGTTAAGCGGTGAGGATGTAGAACATTTACTTCCCCTACTTAGCATCAGTGAGGACGGATATTGGATGTACAGTATGAACGGAGAAACATCTCAGTATTTGTTGGATCCAGACGGAAATCCTATCAAAGCATTTCCTACTAACAGCGAAGGCAATCCCATTTCTTCACCATTAATAAGAATCAGTACTGACGGGTATTGGCAGGTAAGCTACGACGGAGGACAAAGCTATGATTATATTTTGGACAACGGAGAAAAAATGCCTGCACTACCTGGAACCGGAAGTAATTCCATTTTCAATACAGTAAAATATGATTCTGAAACAAAGGAATTAAAAGTAACTTTAAAAACCGCCCCGGATACAGAACTTTCATTTCCGGTAATAGACACCTTCTACCTAAACGTGAAAGGCACTGAAAACGAACAAGTATTCCCACTTAGTGAAACACGTCACTATGAGGTAGAACAAAGCGATATAGAAGAAGCCACAATTCAAGCTCCTCAAGGGTGGAAAGTTACTTTATCAGAAACAGAACTAAGTATTACCGCTCCCGATAAAACGGATGTGGAGAGACAAGAAACAATTCGAATAATCATTACTTCCCCCCAAAAATATATTCGTATCCTTCCTATCCGAGTAAAGTTATTGACTAGTAAATATGACGCGACCGCTTGTCTGGCATGGAACGAATTTATTACAGGAGCTCCTGATAATGTATTACTCGATTTCTCTTATGCCGGTTACAAGCATGGTGAAGTAGCCCCACCCGATGTATATACATTGGGTTATAAAGTTTATAACATAAAAGATTACGGAGCTATTCCCAACGATGGTAAATCAGACCGCGAAGCATTCATCAAATTATTGGAAGCAATGGGAGCAACAAGAGGTACCGACAAAGATGCAATTCGTTATCACATGAACAGTGCCAATGCGATTATTTATTTTCCTCCTGGAGAATATATACTCCAAGGAGAAGGAGAAAAAAATACTCCTTTAAGACTAACCATGAACAATTTGATTATAAAAGGAGCCGGACGAGACAAAACAACCATAAAAATGGCTGAAGCCAATACACAGACCGATCCTGACAAGATGTGGAGCACACCGGTAATGCTTGAACTCAAGAACAATGGAAGAAAAACGAGTGAAACTCAGTTATCAGAAGTAAATCAGAAAGCACCGAAAGGTTCATTTAAAGTGACATTAGCTTCCAGTACAGGTATTAAAAGCGGTGACTGGGTTTATCTGCATATGAAAAGTAACAATGCCACATTATTAGCACAAGAGCTCTCCCCATATACGGCAACTGCCGGGATGACAAACATCAAAGATGGAGTGGAAGTATATGATTACCACCAGGTCAAATCTGTATCCGGCAACACCATAGAATTCGTAGAACCGCTGATGCATGAAGTTGATCCTGAACTTGGAACATGGGAATTCCATACCTATCCCCACTATGAAAATATAGGTGTAGAGGATCTGACTTTTGCAGGAGAAGCCAAAGAAGATTTCATGCATCATCGTCCCAATGTAGACGGAGCGGATGACGGTGCTTATAAGATTATTGACTTCGTGCGTCTTACAAATTCCTGGATGCGCCGAATAAATTTTGTAAGTGTAAGTGAGGCTTCTTCTATTACTAGCTGTGCCAATGTCTCAGTATATGATGTCCACATCGGTGGAAACCGAGGTCACGCTGCCATTCGTTCACAAGCTTCCTCACGTGTGTTTATTGGGAAAGTCATTGATGAAAGCAATGGATACGAAGCAATCAAGGACCAGACAATCGGTAATGTCATCATTCAGGGGGCAGGTCAATATCATGGTTGCGGTGTTTCCAAACAAAGCCTGGGTGCCGTTATATGGAAGGTACAATGGGGTAAAGATGCCTGTTTCGAATCACATGCGACACAACCACGTGCTACCTTGATAGACTGTTGTAGTGGTGGTTTCATGCCTTGGAGACAAGGAGGAGACTCCAACCAGATGCCTAATCATCTCGCAGATCTTACCATCTGGAATATGAATGCATTGAATGTAAAATATGACGCTGCATGGGGAGAAAAATTCAAATGGTGGGCAGACGGGCCATGGTGGAAATTCCTTAAACCTATCGTAGTCGGTTTCCATGGCACTTCCATCAATTTTGATGAAACTCAGATGATACGCAACGAAGCCCCGGGAGCCCCAGTATCTCCCTATTCTTTATACGAAGCCCAACTTCGCAACCGGCTAAATTATGTTCCGGCCTGGTTAAACTCACTGCAATAA
- a CDS encoding ATP-dependent 6-phosphofructokinase produces MRIGILTSGGDCPGINATIRGVCKTAINYYGMEVIGIHSGFQGLLTKDVEAFTDKSLSGLLNLGGTMLGTSREKPFKKGGVISDVDKPALILQNIQEMGLDCVVCIGGNGTQKTAAKFAAMGVNIVSVPKTIDNDIWGTDISFGFDSAVSIATDAIDRLHSTASSHKRVMVIEVMGHKAGWIALYSGMAGGGDVILVPEIPYNIKNIGNTILERLKKGKPYSIVVVAEGIQTDGRKRAAEYIAQEIEYETGIETRETVLGYIQRGGSPTPFDRNLSTRMGGHATELIANGEFGRMVALRGDNISSVSLEEVAGKLKLVTEDHDLVIQGRRMGICFG; encoded by the coding sequence ATGAGAATCGGAATCTTAACCTCAGGCGGGGACTGCCCCGGTATTAATGCCACCATTCGTGGCGTGTGTAAGACAGCCATCAATTATTATGGGATGGAAGTGATAGGAATTCACAGTGGCTTTCAGGGTTTACTGACGAAAGACGTTGAGGCTTTTACGGATAAATCGCTGTCCGGTCTGCTGAATCTTGGCGGAACGATGTTGGGAACCTCCCGTGAGAAGCCTTTTAAAAAAGGTGGTGTTATCTCGGATGTTGACAAACCGGCACTGATTCTTCAGAATATTCAGGAAATGGGGCTGGATTGTGTAGTCTGCATCGGGGGAAACGGTACACAGAAGACCGCTGCCAAGTTTGCTGCAATGGGAGTGAATATAGTATCAGTCCCGAAAACTATTGACAATGACATCTGGGGGACAGATATCTCTTTCGGATTCGATTCGGCTGTAAGCATCGCCACAGATGCTATCGACCGCTTGCATTCCACCGCCAGTTCCCACAAAAGAGTGATGGTGATTGAAGTGATGGGGCATAAAGCTGGTTGGATTGCTCTGTATTCCGGTATGGCAGGTGGGGGAGATGTCATCCTTGTTCCTGAAATCCCTTATAATATAAAGAATATCGGCAACACAATCCTGGAAAGATTGAAAAAAGGTAAACCTTACTCCATAGTGGTGGTAGCCGAAGGAATCCAGACAGACGGGCGCAAGCGTGCTGCAGAATATATCGCTCAGGAGATTGAATATGAAACCGGAATTGAGACTCGTGAGACGGTATTGGGATATATTCAGCGTGGCGGTTCGCCTACTCCTTTCGACCGTAATCTTTCTACCCGTATGGGTGGTCATGCGACGGAACTGATTGCTAACGGAGAGTTTGGACGCATGGTAGCCTTGAGGGGAGATAATATTTCATCTGTCTCTCTCGAAGAAGTCGCAGGAAAACTGAAACTGGTTACTGAAGATCACGATCTTGTGATTCAGGGGCGTCGCATGGGGATTTGCTTTGGATAA
- the mnmA gene encoding tRNA 2-thiouridine(34) synthase MnmA, whose translation MVKENKRVLLGMSGGTDSSVAAMRLLEAGYEVTGITFRFYELNDSSEYLEDARNLAERLGIRHITYDAREVFNKQIIEYFVHEYLAGHTPVPCTLCNNRLKWPLLAEIADEMGIFYIATGHYVQKVKLEDTYYITHAVDSDKDQSFFLWGLKQDILRRILLPMGEITKIEARAWAAEHGFQKVATKKDSIGVCFCPMDYRSFLKNWLVRNGQTLVRDGQPWSEMVSRGKFVDEKGNFIAWHEGYPFYTIGQRRGLGVHLNRPVFVKEINTEKNEVVLSSLSALEKTEMWLNDWNIVNEELLLGYSDIIVKIRYRKQENHCTITITPDNQLHVQLHEPLTAIAPGQAAAFYKDGLLLGGGIIIESR comes from the coding sequence ATGGTAAAAGAAAACAAACGAGTATTGTTAGGTATGAGTGGTGGCACGGATAGTTCCGTTGCTGCCATGCGACTGCTGGAAGCCGGTTATGAGGTAACCGGAATAACTTTCCGTTTTTATGAACTGAATGACTCGAGCGAATATCTGGAAGATGCCCGTAATCTGGCAGAACGTCTGGGTATTCGTCACATAACCTACGATGCCCGTGAAGTTTTCAACAAGCAAATCATCGAGTATTTTGTGCATGAATATTTAGCGGGTCATACCCCTGTGCCTTGCACATTGTGCAATAACCGTCTAAAGTGGCCTCTGCTTGCCGAAATTGCTGATGAAATGGGTATTTTTTACATTGCTACCGGTCACTATGTTCAAAAAGTAAAGCTAGAAGATACTTACTATATTACGCATGCCGTTGATTCGGACAAAGACCAGTCTTTTTTTCTATGGGGCTTGAAACAAGATATACTTCGTAGGATACTGTTGCCAATGGGCGAAATCACGAAAATCGAAGCCCGTGCCTGGGCAGCCGAACACGGCTTTCAAAAAGTTGCCACCAAAAAGGATAGCATAGGCGTCTGTTTTTGCCCGATGGACTATCGAAGCTTCCTGAAGAACTGGTTGGTTAGAAATGGTCAGACATTGGTCAGAGATGGTCAGCCATGGTCCGAAATGGTCAGCCGAGGGAAATTTGTCGATGAAAAGGGCAATTTTATAGCCTGGCATGAAGGATATCCCTTCTACACCATTGGCCAAAGGCGTGGACTGGGCGTTCATCTGAACCGTCCTGTTTTTGTAAAAGAGATAAATACGGAGAAGAATGAAGTGGTATTATCCTCACTTTCTGCCTTGGAAAAAACAGAAATGTGGTTGAACGACTGGAATATAGTGAATGAGGAACTCCTCTTAGGATACTCCGATATAATAGTGAAAATACGATATCGCAAACAAGAAAACCATTGTACAATCACTATTACGCCTGACAACCAGCTTCATGTACAACTTCATGAACCCTTAACTGCCATTGCGCCTGGACAAGCCGCCGCATTCTATAAAGATGGTTTATTACTCGGTGGCGGAATTATAATTGAATCCCGATAA
- a CDS encoding PL29 family lyase N-terminal domain-containing protein, which translates to MKKFWYVFMLIAVCLAGCNNTDDLEDDINDLKKRVTSLETQINDLNNNIEVIRELCKEGKTITNIDHTDGVYTLTLSDGSTLKLVEKTSTSALFPLIGINDEGNWQVSYDNGNTYTPILVNGQPVKAKGEDGITPKFRVNDGYWEVSTDGNNYTQVKDENGNPVKAIPDDSSAPSEDSFFQKVENTGSSLEITLKDGTVVSVPVVKDFFCYFDESYTGIQKIAAGNSKEFDLHIKGAENVSVIAAPAGWTVEIGDAVEEVAKVKVTAPSTTAPSTRAIADNTKDIAILASKGVHAQLTKIQVEIGEDIPAIKDYKADYEAGKDITIGELTINKTSGYTMKSFDASTEDVDLSNEINNVDTPTLLFLTGTANKFITAGGIKTIKTNIILIGQLENEQPVFSPEFCTKLTTGGLALKNIVLDMNSLDGSSNKTYFLNNANATKNAEWLIIEDCSIKNMQKPIYNAATYDKGIDKIEITNTKIACDIEPAQNLPLINLYNSSNLDGYPKFVFKNNTVYSNLPIKGQIWAWNDKGAATPINSNIVNVNISNNTFMNFIGTNVLNKFYMKADIQMQKNVFYGADANYANTKSSSFYSYYGENATGLIQVSDNIVFDESTGSGTTRSWLTYHGSSKLQDGSGSNKISILETTPFATIDFSSGTFTLKAEYKNYGAQ; encoded by the coding sequence ATGAAGAAATTTTGGTATGTATTCATGTTAATAGCCGTATGTCTGGCAGGATGTAATAACACCGATGATTTAGAGGATGATATCAATGACCTCAAGAAACGCGTGACCTCTTTGGAAACCCAAATCAATGACCTGAATAATAATATAGAAGTGATTCGGGAACTTTGCAAGGAAGGTAAGACTATCACCAATATAGATCATACAGACGGAGTTTATACACTTACACTTAGTGATGGAAGTACACTGAAATTGGTTGAAAAGACTTCAACTTCCGCCCTCTTCCCGCTGATAGGAATCAATGACGAGGGAAACTGGCAGGTTAGCTATGATAATGGCAATACTTATACCCCCATTTTGGTTAACGGACAACCTGTAAAAGCTAAAGGAGAAGATGGTATAACTCCCAAATTCCGTGTAAACGATGGATATTGGGAAGTAAGCACAGATGGAAACAATTATACCCAAGTGAAAGACGAAAATGGTAATCCGGTGAAAGCTATTCCCGATGACTCATCTGCTCCTTCCGAAGATTCTTTCTTCCAAAAAGTAGAAAATACAGGTTCTTCATTAGAAATCACTTTAAAAGACGGCACTGTCGTATCAGTCCCCGTTGTGAAAGACTTCTTCTGTTATTTTGATGAAAGTTACACAGGCATACAAAAAATTGCAGCTGGCAACTCCAAAGAGTTTGACTTACATATCAAAGGCGCTGAAAACGTATCTGTAATTGCAGCTCCGGCCGGATGGACTGTTGAAATAGGCGATGCCGTCGAGGAAGTAGCTAAAGTAAAAGTTACCGCCCCTTCCACAACCGCTCCATCGACACGCGCTATTGCTGATAATACCAAGGATATTGCTATCTTGGCATCAAAAGGGGTACATGCACAATTAACTAAGATTCAAGTAGAGATTGGAGAAGATATCCCTGCCATTAAAGACTATAAGGCAGATTATGAAGCGGGAAAAGATATCACCATCGGAGAACTGACTATCAACAAGACTTCCGGTTACACAATGAAATCATTTGACGCTTCCACTGAAGATGTTGACCTTTCTAACGAAATTAATAATGTAGATACCCCCACCCTTTTATTCCTTACCGGAACTGCAAACAAATTTATTACGGCAGGTGGAATCAAAACTATTAAAACAAATATCATACTGATTGGTCAACTGGAAAATGAACAACCTGTATTCAGCCCTGAATTCTGTACAAAACTGACTACAGGAGGTCTTGCTCTAAAAAATATTGTACTGGACATGAATTCATTGGATGGTTCCTCTAATAAAACTTATTTCCTAAACAATGCCAATGCAACAAAAAATGCAGAATGGCTAATAATTGAGGATTGCTCCATCAAAAACATGCAAAAGCCGATATATAACGCAGCAACTTATGATAAAGGAATAGATAAAATAGAGATTACCAATACAAAAATTGCATGTGATATAGAACCGGCGCAGAATCTTCCATTAATCAATCTCTATAATAGTAGCAATCTGGATGGTTATCCAAAATTTGTATTCAAAAACAATACAGTTTACAGCAACTTACCCATTAAAGGGCAAATATGGGCATGGAATGACAAAGGTGCGGCGACCCCAATAAATAGCAACATAGTCAATGTAAACATAAGCAACAATACATTCATGAATTTCATTGGAACAAATGTTTTAAACAAGTTCTATATGAAAGCCGATATTCAGATGCAGAAGAACGTATTTTATGGTGCTGACGCCAACTACGCAAACACTAAGTCGTCTTCTTTCTACAGTTATTATGGCGAAAACGCAACCGGTCTAATTCAAGTAAGCGACAATATTGTATTTGATGAAAGTACAGGTAGCGGCACTACACGAAGTTGGTTGACTTATCACGGAAGTTCTAAACTTCAAGATGGTTCCGGAAGTAATAAGATATCTATTTTAGAGACAACCCCGTTCGCCACAATAGACTTTTCATCAGGCACTTTTACTCTCAAAGCTGAATACAAGAATTATGGTGCACAATAA
- the rnc gene encoding ribonuclease III, translated as MPALSSRNTLSNIVLRNQIDKIRLLFHKDRESYLCFYQILGFYPRNIRLYEQALLHKSTSIRSDKGRPLNNERLEFLGDAILDAIVGDIVYKRFEGKREGFLTNTRSKIVQRETLNKLAVEIGLDKLIKYSTRSSSHNSYMYGNAFEAFIGAIYLDQGYERCKQFMEQRIINHYIDLDKISRKEVNFKSKLIEWSQKSKMEVSFELIEQFLDQDSNPVFQTEVRIEGLPAGTGTGYSKKESQQNAAQMAIKKVKDPVFITTINESKAAQSATADEPETGMMDTDPEMELSSATEFIQSKSPCDAPESQDRDLQ; from the coding sequence ATGCCTGCGTTATCTTCAAGAAATACGCTGAGTAATATCGTGTTACGTAACCAAATAGATAAGATAAGGCTCTTGTTCCACAAGGACAGAGAGTCTTATCTTTGTTTTTATCAGATACTCGGATTCTATCCGCGTAATATCCGGCTTTATGAGCAGGCCCTTCTGCACAAGTCAACTTCTATCCGCTCGGATAAGGGACGTCCTTTGAACAACGAACGACTGGAATTTCTCGGTGATGCCATCCTTGACGCCATCGTGGGGGATATTGTCTACAAACGTTTTGAAGGGAAACGGGAAGGTTTCTTGACAAATACGCGTTCCAAGATTGTTCAGCGGGAAACTTTGAATAAGTTGGCAGTCGAGATTGGTTTGGATAAACTCATAAAGTATTCTACCCGCTCCTCTTCTCATAACAGTTATATGTACGGGAATGCTTTTGAAGCATTCATCGGAGCCATTTACCTGGACCAGGGATACGAACGTTGCAAACAGTTTATGGAGCAACGAATCATCAACCACTATATCGACTTGGATAAAATATCCCGCAAAGAGGTTAACTTCAAATCCAAGTTAATCGAATGGAGCCAAAAAAGCAAAATGGAAGTTTCTTTTGAGTTAATAGAACAGTTCCTCGACCAGGACAGCAACCCTGTATTCCAGACAGAAGTACGAATCGAAGGACTTCCGGCCGGAACCGGTACAGGATATTCTAAAAAAGAATCTCAACAGAATGCCGCTCAGATGGCTATCAAAAAAGTTAAAGACCCGGTATTCATCACAACCATCAATGAGTCCAAGGCAGCACAATCAGCAACAGCAGATGAGCCTGAAACCGGAATGATGGATACAGACCCAGAAATGGAACTATCCTCTGCCACTGAGTTTATCCAAAGCAAATCCCCATGCGACGCCCCTGAATCACAAGATCGTGATCTTCAGTAA
- a CDS encoding GH3 auxin-responsive promoter family protein: MNITKIISKTFDSRLKQIDLYANQASEIQHRVLNRLVQQAARTEWGKKYDYASIRSYEDFRKRLPIQTYEEIKPYVERLRAGEQNLLWPSEIRWFAKSSGTTNDKSKFLPVSKEALEDIHYRGGKDAAALYFRINPDSHFFSGKGLILGGSHSPNLNSNHSLVGDLSAILIQNVNPLINFVRVPSKKIALMSEWETKIEAIANSTIPVNVTSLSGVPSWMLVLIKRILEKTGKRTLEEVWPNLEVFFHGGVAFTPYREQYKQVIHSPKMHYVETYNASEGYFGTQNDLSDPAMLLMIDYGIFYEFVPLEEVEKENPRAYCLEEVELNKNYAMVISTSCGLWRYMIGDTVKFTSKNPYKFVITGRTKHFINAFGEELIVDNAEKGLAKACAETGAQICEYSAAPVFMDENAKCRHQWLIEFAKMPDSVERFAAILDATLKEVNSDYEAKRWKDIALQPLEVIVARQGLFHDWLAQRGKLGGQHKVPRLSNTREYIETMLLLNQ, translated from the coding sequence ATGAATATTACAAAAATTATTAGTAAGACTTTTGACTCCCGTTTAAAACAAATAGATCTATATGCCAATCAGGCAAGTGAGATTCAACACCGTGTGTTGAATCGCTTAGTGCAGCAGGCTGCCCGGACCGAATGGGGGAAAAAGTACGACTACGCTTCTATCCGCAGCTATGAAGATTTTAGAAAACGCCTTCCGATTCAGACTTATGAGGAAATAAAGCCTTATGTGGAACGCTTACGGGCAGGAGAACAAAATTTACTTTGGCCGTCGGAGATACGTTGGTTCGCCAAATCATCTGGTACGACCAATGATAAAAGCAAGTTTCTTCCTGTCAGCAAGGAAGCTTTGGAGGATATTCATTACAGAGGGGGCAAAGATGCGGCGGCTCTTTACTTCCGTATCAATCCGGATAGTCATTTCTTTTCAGGCAAAGGATTGATTCTAGGTGGCAGCCACAGCCCGAACCTTAATTCCAATCATAGTCTGGTCGGGGATTTATCGGCCATTTTAATTCAGAATGTAAATCCGCTTATTAATTTCGTTCGTGTGCCAAGCAAGAAAATTGCCTTGATGAGCGAATGGGAAACAAAAATAGAAGCAATCGCTAACAGTACTATACCGGTGAATGTTACAAGTTTGTCCGGTGTACCGTCCTGGATGCTGGTGCTTATCAAACGAATTCTTGAGAAAACCGGGAAAAGGACATTAGAGGAGGTGTGGCCAAATCTGGAAGTGTTTTTCCATGGAGGAGTGGCTTTCACTCCTTATCGTGAACAATATAAACAAGTGATTCATTCGCCGAAGATGCATTATGTAGAAACTTACAACGCTTCCGAAGGGTATTTCGGCACGCAGAACGATCTTTCTGATCCAGCTATGCTACTGATGATCGACTACGGAATCTTCTACGAATTTGTTCCGCTGGAAGAAGTGGAAAAAGAGAATCCGCGGGCATATTGCCTTGAAGAGGTAGAGTTGAACAAGAATTATGCGATGGTGATTTCTACTTCCTGCGGTTTGTGGAGATACATGATCGGTGATACTGTGAAGTTTACAAGTAAGAATCCTTATAAGTTTGTTATCACGGGTAGGACGAAGCATTTCATCAACGCTTTCGGTGAGGAATTAATTGTGGACAATGCTGAGAAAGGGTTGGCTAAGGCTTGTGCGGAAACCGGGGCACAGATTTGTGAGTATTCCGCAGCACCGGTATTTATGGATGAAAATGCGAAATGCCGCCATCAGTGGTTGATTGAGTTTGCCAAAATGCCGGATTCAGTGGAGAGATTTGCAGCGATATTAGATGCTACCCTGAAAGAGGTTAATTCAGATTATGAGGCGAAACGATGGAAAGATATTGCTTTGCAGCCGTTGGAAGTTATCGTTGCCCGCCAAGGACTATTCCATGACTGGTTGGCACAGAGAGGGAAATTAGGAGGACAGCACAAAGTGCCTAGATTGAGTAATACGAGGGAGTATATTGAGACGATGTTGCTTTTAAATCAATGA
- a CDS encoding Cof-type HAD-IIB family hydrolase, protein MKYKLIVLDLDGTLTNSKKVITPRTRETLIRVQEQGVHVVLASGRPTYGIVPLANELRMNEFGGFILSYNGGEIINWKTQEMIYENVLPNDVVPVLYECARTHHLSILTYDGAEIVTENSEDPYVQKEAFLNKMAVRETNDFLTDITLPVAKCLIVGDADKLIPLESELSLRLQGHINVFRSEPYFLELVPQGIDKALSLAVLLKETGVEREEIIAIGDGYNDLSMIKFAGLGIAMGNAQEPVKKAADYVTLSNEEDGVAEAINKFLLAEL, encoded by the coding sequence ATGAAATACAAACTTATCGTGCTCGATCTTGACGGCACACTTACCAACTCTAAAAAAGTAATCACTCCCCGCACCAGGGAAACACTGATACGTGTACAAGAACAAGGTGTCCACGTGGTATTGGCTTCCGGACGGCCGACTTACGGCATCGTCCCGCTGGCCAACGAATTGCGCATGAATGAATTCGGCGGATTCATCCTGTCCTACAACGGCGGGGAAATCATCAACTGGAAAACACAGGAAATGATTTACGAGAATGTACTTCCGAATGATGTAGTTCCTGTACTTTATGAATGTGCGCGTACTCACCATCTAAGCATATTAACTTACGACGGAGCAGAGATTGTAACCGAAAACTCCGAAGACCCGTATGTACAGAAAGAAGCTTTTCTGAACAAGATGGCAGTTCGGGAAACAAACGACTTCCTGACGGACATCACGCTTCCCGTAGCCAAATGCCTGATTGTGGGAGATGCCGACAAGCTAATCCCTTTGGAATCCGAACTCTCTCTCCGATTGCAAGGACATATTAATGTATTCCGTTCTGAGCCTTATTTTCTCGAACTAGTCCCGCAGGGAATTGACAAAGCTCTGTCTCTTGCCGTTTTATTAAAAGAGACAGGAGTAGAACGCGAAGAAATCATAGCAATAGGCGATGGTTACAATGATTTGTCAATGATAAAATTTGCCGGACTAGGCATTGCCATGGGCAATGCACAGGAACCAGTGAAAAAAGCGGCGGATTATGTCACTTTAAGCAATGAAGAAGACGGCGTAGCCGAAGCAATCAATAAATTTCTACTTGCGGAGCTTTAG